Proteins from one Cellulosilyticum lentocellum DSM 5427 genomic window:
- a CDS encoding DEAD/DEAH box helicase: MSFKNYGLEKSLLKAATLLGFNKPTPVQERVIPEVLRKQDLIVQSQTGSGKTAAFAIPICQEVIWEENKPQALVLTPTRELAIQVKEDFFQIGRFKRIKAVGLYGKAPFEVQQKELSQKTHVVVGTPGRVLDHLERGTLEASHISYLVIDEADEMLRMGFIDQVESIIAALPLNRVTLLFSATMAPHIQQLCEKYLRTPKTIHITTDLSKPNNIEEIGIETHEQTKLAVLEAVTIVENPESCIIFCNRKERVEMVWKRLNDLNYGVGKIHGDMEQKQRFAVMEDFRKGRFRYLVATDVAARGIDIDHITHVINFDVPEQAENYVHRMGRTGRAGRSGKTFIFIQPEDKRNLAVIESYTMRKIPMRTAYREEEIASAKKAFEEKMKQPLQFKETKGEVLNQEIMKLHINAGKKTKMRPVDIVGTLCHLPGITAEDIGIINLQDISTYVEILNGKGEKVFKLLQTTPIKGRMRRVSKVD; this comes from the coding sequence ATGTCATTTAAAAACTACGGATTAGAAAAAAGCTTATTAAAAGCCGCTACGTTATTAGGCTTTAATAAGCCTACACCAGTGCAAGAACGGGTTATTCCTGAAGTCTTAAGAAAGCAGGATTTAATTGTTCAGTCACAAACAGGAAGTGGAAAAACAGCAGCCTTTGCTATTCCTATTTGTCAGGAAGTCATATGGGAAGAAAATAAACCTCAGGCTTTGGTTTTAACGCCAACAAGAGAACTAGCTATTCAAGTCAAAGAGGATTTTTTTCAGATAGGTCGCTTTAAGAGAATTAAAGCAGTAGGCTTGTATGGAAAGGCACCTTTTGAGGTGCAACAAAAAGAATTGAGCCAAAAAACACATGTAGTAGTAGGGACACCTGGACGTGTTTTAGATCATCTAGAAAGAGGTACGTTAGAAGCATCGCATATAAGTTATTTGGTGATTGATGAAGCTGATGAAATGCTACGCATGGGGTTTATTGATCAAGTAGAAAGCATTATAGCGGCGCTTCCTTTGAATCGTGTTACCTTATTATTTTCTGCTACTATGGCACCTCATATCCAGCAGCTGTGTGAAAAGTATCTTAGGACACCTAAAACCATTCATATAACTACTGACTTATCAAAGCCTAATAATATTGAGGAAATTGGAATAGAAACTCATGAGCAAACAAAACTAGCGGTACTAGAGGCAGTAACCATTGTGGAAAATCCAGAAAGCTGTATTATTTTTTGTAATCGTAAAGAGCGAGTTGAAATGGTATGGAAGAGACTTAATGATTTGAACTATGGTGTTGGTAAAATACATGGTGATATGGAACAAAAACAACGTTTTGCAGTTATGGAGGATTTTAGGAAAGGACGATTTCGCTATTTAGTAGCCACAGATGTAGCGGCTAGAGGGATTGATATTGACCATATTACTCATGTCATTAACTTTGATGTACCAGAGCAAGCGGAAAATTATGTGCACCGTATGGGACGTACAGGAAGGGCAGGAAGAAGTGGCAAGACATTTATATTCATCCAGCCAGAGGATAAAAGAAATCTAGCAGTTATTGAAAGTTATACTATGAGGAAAATTCCTATGCGAACAGCGTATAGAGAAGAGGAAATAGCAAGTGCTAAAAAAGCCTTCGAAGAAAAAATGAAACAACCCTTGCAGTTTAAGGAAACTAAGGGAGAAGTTTTAAATCAAGAAATCATGAAGCTGCATATTAATGCAGGCAAAAAAACTAAAATGCGTCCTGTAGATATCGTGGGAACCTTATGTCATTTACCAGGAATAACTGCAGAGGATATCGGTATTATTAACCTTCAAGATATCTCTACTTATGTAGAAATTTTAAATGGAAAAGGAGAGAAAGTATTTAAACTATTACAAACAACACCTATAAAAGGGAGAATGCGACGCGTAAGTAAAGTAGACTAA